From Parambassis ranga chromosome 9, fParRan2.1, whole genome shotgun sequence, the proteins below share one genomic window:
- the LOC114441495 gene encoding gamma-glutamyl hydrolase isoform X2 — MPTELRQEAMNDRPVIGVLTQIVTDEVLKPFGNTFIPASYVKYVESGGSRVMPIRLTLTTAEYENIFKKINGLLLIGGAADLETSDFARVAKIFYRLALAANDAGDYFPIWGTCMGMQLLTVLVAGKNLLSNTTAENIALPLNLTTEAHSSRMFKDFPDELMKALTQEPLTGNFHHYGVTVKNFHENEKLHSFFSLLSTNTAENGAHFVSTIEGKRYPFYGVQWHPEVNRFQWNTELNFPHSPHAVHISSLLSEFFINEGRRSLHQFEDPEEEASSLIYNCTPVYAGNFTGYEQLYFF, encoded by the exons ATGCCGACTGAACTCAGGCAGGAGGCTATGAATGACAGACCTGTGATCG gtGTTTTAACTCAGATAGTGACGGATGAAGTCTTGAAACCATTTGGGAACACTTTCATACCTGCATCCTATGTGAAATATGTGGAGTCTGGAGGCAGCAGAGTGATGCCGATCAG ATTGACTCTCACCACAGCTGAGTAtgaaaacatcttcaagaaaataAACGG TCTGCTTTTGATCGGAGGAGCTGCTGATTTGGAGACTTCAGATTTTGCAAGAGTGGCGAAGATTTTTTACAGACTCGCTCTGGCG GCCAACGATGCTGGGGACTACTTTCCCATCTGGGGCACCTGTATGGGCATGCAGCTGCTCACGGTGCTGGTGGCTGGTAAAAACCTGCTGTCAAACACCACAGCCGAGAACATAGCTTTGCCCCTCAACTTAACCACAG AAGCCCACTCCAGCAGGATGTTCAAAGATTTCCCTGATGAGCTGATGAAAGCTTTGACCCAAGAACCGCTGACTGGCAATTTTCACCACTACGGAGTGACAGTAAAG AACTTCCACGAAAATGAGAAGCTGCACAGTTTCTTTTCCCTCCTGTctacaaacactgcagagaatGGAGCACACTTTGTCTCCACCATAGAAG GTAAAAGATATCCGTTCTATGGGGTGCAGTGGCACCCAGAGGTGAATCGATTCCAGTGGAACACAGAGCTGAACTTCCCTCACTCCCCTCACGCAgttcacatatcatcactgctgtcGGAATTCTTCATCAATGAAG GACGCAGGAGTTTACATCAGTTTGAAGATCCTGAAGAGGAGGCTTCATCACTGATTTACAACTGCACCCCGGTCTACGCCGGAAACTTCACAGGATATGAGCAGCTCTATTTTTTCTga
- the nmrk1 gene encoding nicotinamide riboside kinase 1, with amino-acid sequence MKTLVVGVGGMTNGGKSTLSKTLQQQIPNSCIIAQDSYFKDDSVVPVDHNGFKQYDMLDALHMDTMMSDVDSWRKDPESFLKQRGLKPESGTPWVNEEEKEEEVYVLIVEGFLIFNYRPLNELLDKRYFMEIPYDVCKRRRSLRVYTPPDPPGYFDGHVWPMYLKNRQEMGSIASKIVILDGLKSKEELLSAVYKDISQEIERLRGEVAT; translated from the exons ATGAagacgcttgttgttggagTTGGAGG GATGACCAATGGAGGAAAATCTACTCTTTCCAAGACTCTACAACAGCAGATACCCAACAGCTGCATCATAGCTCAGGACTCATATTTTAAG GATGATTCAGTGGTACCAGTGGACCACAACGGCTTCAAGCAATACGACA TGCTCGATGCCCTCCACATGGACACGATGATGAGTGACGTTGACTCGTGGAGAAAAGATCCTGAGTCGTTCTTGAAGCAGCGAGGCCTTAAACCAGAGTCTGGAACACCGTGGGTCaatgaggaagagaaggaggaggaggtgtacGTGCTGATAGTGGAAGGCTTTCTCATTTTTAACTACAG GCCTCTAAATGAGCTGTTAGACAAAAGATATTTCATGGAAATTCCTTATGACGTCTGCAAGAGGAGACGGAG TTTGAGGGTGTACACGCCTCCTGATCCTCCAGGCTACTTCGATGGACACGTGTGGCCAATGTACCTAAAAAACCGTCAGGAGATGGGGAGCATCGCATCCAAAATTG TGATTCTTGATGGTCTGAAGTCGAaagaggagctgctgtctgctgtgtaTAAAGACATTAGTCAGGAAATAGAAAGACTCAGGGGTGAAGTTGCTACATGA
- the LOC114441495 gene encoding gamma-glutamyl hydrolase isoform X1 — translation MSSTGFLTNLCLFFTCCFCCSKAMPTELRQEAMNDRPVIGVLTQIVTDEVLKPFGNTFIPASYVKYVESGGSRVMPIRLTLTTAEYENIFKKINGLLLIGGAADLETSDFARVAKIFYRLALAANDAGDYFPIWGTCMGMQLLTVLVAGKNLLSNTTAENIALPLNLTTEAHSSRMFKDFPDELMKALTQEPLTGNFHHYGVTVKNFHENEKLHSFFSLLSTNTAENGAHFVSTIEGKRYPFYGVQWHPEVNRFQWNTELNFPHSPHAVHISSLLSEFFINEGRRSLHQFEDPEEEASSLIYNCTPVYAGNFTGYEQLYFF, via the exons ATGTCCAGCACGGGATTTTTAACAAACCTTTGCTTGTTTTTtacctgctgcttctgttgcaGCAAAGCCATGCCGACTGAACTCAGGCAGGAGGCTATGAATGACAGACCTGTGATCG gtGTTTTAACTCAGATAGTGACGGATGAAGTCTTGAAACCATTTGGGAACACTTTCATACCTGCATCCTATGTGAAATATGTGGAGTCTGGAGGCAGCAGAGTGATGCCGATCAG ATTGACTCTCACCACAGCTGAGTAtgaaaacatcttcaagaaaataAACGG TCTGCTTTTGATCGGAGGAGCTGCTGATTTGGAGACTTCAGATTTTGCAAGAGTGGCGAAGATTTTTTACAGACTCGCTCTGGCG GCCAACGATGCTGGGGACTACTTTCCCATCTGGGGCACCTGTATGGGCATGCAGCTGCTCACGGTGCTGGTGGCTGGTAAAAACCTGCTGTCAAACACCACAGCCGAGAACATAGCTTTGCCCCTCAACTTAACCACAG AAGCCCACTCCAGCAGGATGTTCAAAGATTTCCCTGATGAGCTGATGAAAGCTTTGACCCAAGAACCGCTGACTGGCAATTTTCACCACTACGGAGTGACAGTAAAG AACTTCCACGAAAATGAGAAGCTGCACAGTTTCTTTTCCCTCCTGTctacaaacactgcagagaatGGAGCACACTTTGTCTCCACCATAGAAG GTAAAAGATATCCGTTCTATGGGGTGCAGTGGCACCCAGAGGTGAATCGATTCCAGTGGAACACAGAGCTGAACTTCCCTCACTCCCCTCACGCAgttcacatatcatcactgctgtcGGAATTCTTCATCAATGAAG GACGCAGGAGTTTACATCAGTTTGAAGATCCTGAAGAGGAGGCTTCATCACTGATTTACAACTGCACCCCGGTCTACGCCGGAAACTTCACAGGATATGAGCAGCTCTATTTTTTCTga